A window of Gasterosteus aculeatus chromosome 9, fGasAcu3.hap1.1, whole genome shotgun sequence contains these coding sequences:
- the suz12b gene encoding polycomb protein suz12-B isoform X2: protein MPSARNSGHTMSGASCKANGAVYPASSAMMNSVKKPKMEQIQADHELFLQAFEKPTQIYRFLRTRNLIAPIFLHRTLTFMSHRNGRSNARRKTFKVDAMLQTVERVKGEQDSLSLSSHLQLTFTGFFHKDEKPSQNSENEQNSVSLEVLLVKVCHKKRKDVSCPIKQVPTGKKQVPLNPDGNQTKHGSYPSLLVSSNEFEPSNSHTVKSYSLLFRVSRTGRRDAVGLVNGEANENIDVIDTPSRKKRSLSHREEGETTETFVAQMTVFDKNRRLQLLDGEYEVSMQGMEDSPVSKKRATWETILDGKRLPPFETFSQGPTLQFMLRWTGDASGKSTAPVAKPLATRNSDSSGPMETRTSNHRAALMMKESVSTDIQTRKEQVLCEPRQKLRIFYQFLYNNNTRQQTEARDDLHCPWCTLNCSKLYSLLKHLKLSHSRFIFNYVPHPKGARIDVSINECYDGSYVGNPQDIHSQPGFAFSRNGPVKRTAVTHVLVCRPKRTKPSLSEFLETEDGELEQQRTYVSGHNRLYFHSDSCMPLRPQEMEEDSEDERDPEWLREKTGTQLDDFTDVNEGEKEVMKLWNLHVMNFIADNQMNQAIMLFAENVGAHIVRRNLCRNFLLHLVSMHDFNLVSTATIDRAMARLRQIQQELPAADAEQDQALVSAAACNGNAVSSTGGKQGKRTKSSLTD from the exons ATGCCATCGGCCAGG AACTCCGGTCATACTATGAGCGGGGCGAGTTGCAAAGCTAACGGCGCCGTGTACCCCGCCTCGTCGGCGATGATGAACTCCGTGAAGAAGCCGAAGATGGAGCAGATCCAGGCCGACCATGAGCTCTTCCTGCAGGCCTTTGAAA AACCAACTCAGATATACAGATTCCTTCGCACAAGGAATTTGATTGCA CCCATATTTTTGCACAGGACGCTGACCTTCATGTCTCACAGAAACGGACGATCAAACGCCAGAAG GAAAACATTCAAAGTGGATGCTATGTTGCAGACAGTCGAGCGGGTGAAAGGAGAGCAGGATTCTCTAAG TTTGTCATCACATCTACAGTTAACCTTCACTGGGTTCTTCCATAAGGATG AAAAGCCATCTCAGAATTCcgaaaatgaacaaaattcTGTGTCCTTAGAGGTGCTACTTGTCAAAGTCTGCCATAAAAAACGCAAG gATGTCAGTTGCCCGATAAAGCAAGTGCCTACAGGTAAAAAGCAGGTGCCTTTGAATCCTGACGGTAACCAAACCAAGCACGGATCCTACCCTTCCTTACTGGTCTCCAGCAACGAGTTTGAGCCCAGCAACAGCCACACGGTCAAGTCCTACTCGCTCCTCTTCAGGGTGTCGCGCACAGGGCGGAGGGACGCTGTTGGTCTGGTCAATGGAGAGGCCAACGAGAACATTG atgTAATAGATACTCCCAGTAGGAAGAAGAGGAGTTTATCTCATAGAGAGGAGGGCGAGACCACGGAGACCTTCGTTGCACAGATGACCGTCTTTGATAAGAATAG GAGGTTACAGCTGCTGGACGGGGAGTACGAGGTGTCGATGCAAGGGATGGAGGACAGTCCCGTCAGCAAGAAGCGAGCTACGTGGGAAACCATTCTGGATGGAAAG AGACTGCCGCCGTTTGAGACATTTTCTCAGGGACCCACATTGCAGTTCATGCTGCGTTGGACCGGAGACGCTAGCGGAAAGTCCACTGCCCCCGTGGCGAAGCCCCTCGCTACGCGCAACTCTGACAGCTCAGGCCCCATGGAGACCAGAACCAGCAACCACAGAGCCGCCCTCATGA TGAAAGAGTCGGTGAGTACAGACATTCAGACGAGGAAAGAGCAGGTCCTGTGTGAGCCGCGACAGAAGCTCCGTATATTTTATCAG TTCTTGTACAACAATAACACGCGGCAGCAAACAGAGGCAAGAGATGATCTTCACTGTCCCTGGTGTACCCTGAATTGCAGCAAACTCTACAGCCTGCTCAAACACCTCAAACTCTCCCACTCCCGCTTCATCTTCAATTATGTG CCTCACCCCAAAGGAGCCAGGATAGACGTGTCCATCAACGAGTGCTATGACGGGTCTTACGTTGGCAACCCTCAGGACATCCACAGCCAACCTGGCTTCGCTTTCAGCCGCAACGGCCCCGTGAAGAGGACCGCTGTAACTCACGTCCTGGTTTGCAG GCCCAAGAGGACCAAACCGAGTCTGTCCGAGTTCCTGGAGACTGAGGACGGAGAgttggagcagcagaggacgtaCGTCAGTGGACACAACCGCCTCTACTTCCACAGCGACAGCTGCATGCCGCTGCGGCcccaggagatggaggaggacagcgaggaCGAGAGGGACCCGGAGTGGCTGAGAGAGAAGACTGGCACG CAACTGGATGACTTCACCGACGTCAacgagggagagaaggaagtgATGAAGCTGTGGAACCTACATGTCATGAA TTTCATCGCGGACAACCAGATGAATCAGGCCATCATGCTCTTTGCGGAGAACGTCGGCGCTCACATCGTCCGTCGCAACCTCTGCCGCAACTTCCTGCTGCATCTCGTCAGCATGCACGACTTCAACCTGGTGAGCACCGCCACCATCGACCGCGCCATGGCCCGCCTGCGGCAGATCCAGCAAGAGCTCCCGGCCGCCGACGCGGAGCAGGACCAGGCTCTGGTTTCAGCGGCGGCCTGCAACGGCAACGCCGTCAGCTCCACGGGGGGGAAGCAGGGCAAGAGGACAAAAAGCTCACTAACGGACTGA
- the suz12b gene encoding polycomb protein suz12-B isoform X1: MPSARNSGHTMSGASCKANGAVYPASSAMMNSVKKPKMEQIQADHELFLQAFEKPTQIYRFLRTRNLIAPIFLHRTLTFMSHRNGRSNARRKTFKVDAMLQTVERVKGEQDSLSLSSHLQLTFTGFFHKDEKPSQNSENEQNSVSLEVLLVKVCHKKRKDVSCPIKQVPTGKKQVPLNPDGNQTKHGSYPSLLVSSNEFEPSNSHTVKSYSLLFRVSRTGRRDAVGLVNGEANENIDVIDTPSRKKRSLSHREEGETTETFVAQMTVFDKNRRLQLLDGEYEVSMQGMEDSPVSKKRATWETILDGKRLPPFETFSQGPTLQFMLRWTGDASGKSTAPVAKPLATRNSDSSGPMETRTSNHRAALMMKESVSTDIQTRKEQVLCEPRQKLRIFYQFLYNNNTRQQTEARDDLHCPWCTLNCSKLYSLLKHLKLSHSRFIFNYVPHPKGARIDVSINECYDGSYVGNPQDIHSQPGFAFSRNGPVKRTAVTHVLVCRPKRTKPSLSEFLETEDGELEQQRTYVSGHNRLYFHSDSCMPLRPQEMEEDSEDERDPEWLREKTGTQLDDFTDVNEGEKEVMKLWNLHVMKYGFIADNQMNQAIMLFAENVGAHIVRRNLCRNFLLHLVSMHDFNLVSTATIDRAMARLRQIQQELPAADAEQDQALVSAAACNGNAVSSTGGKQGKRTKSSLTD; the protein is encoded by the exons ATGCCATCGGCCAGG AACTCCGGTCATACTATGAGCGGGGCGAGTTGCAAAGCTAACGGCGCCGTGTACCCCGCCTCGTCGGCGATGATGAACTCCGTGAAGAAGCCGAAGATGGAGCAGATCCAGGCCGACCATGAGCTCTTCCTGCAGGCCTTTGAAA AACCAACTCAGATATACAGATTCCTTCGCACAAGGAATTTGATTGCA CCCATATTTTTGCACAGGACGCTGACCTTCATGTCTCACAGAAACGGACGATCAAACGCCAGAAG GAAAACATTCAAAGTGGATGCTATGTTGCAGACAGTCGAGCGGGTGAAAGGAGAGCAGGATTCTCTAAG TTTGTCATCACATCTACAGTTAACCTTCACTGGGTTCTTCCATAAGGATG AAAAGCCATCTCAGAATTCcgaaaatgaacaaaattcTGTGTCCTTAGAGGTGCTACTTGTCAAAGTCTGCCATAAAAAACGCAAG gATGTCAGTTGCCCGATAAAGCAAGTGCCTACAGGTAAAAAGCAGGTGCCTTTGAATCCTGACGGTAACCAAACCAAGCACGGATCCTACCCTTCCTTACTGGTCTCCAGCAACGAGTTTGAGCCCAGCAACAGCCACACGGTCAAGTCCTACTCGCTCCTCTTCAGGGTGTCGCGCACAGGGCGGAGGGACGCTGTTGGTCTGGTCAATGGAGAGGCCAACGAGAACATTG atgTAATAGATACTCCCAGTAGGAAGAAGAGGAGTTTATCTCATAGAGAGGAGGGCGAGACCACGGAGACCTTCGTTGCACAGATGACCGTCTTTGATAAGAATAG GAGGTTACAGCTGCTGGACGGGGAGTACGAGGTGTCGATGCAAGGGATGGAGGACAGTCCCGTCAGCAAGAAGCGAGCTACGTGGGAAACCATTCTGGATGGAAAG AGACTGCCGCCGTTTGAGACATTTTCTCAGGGACCCACATTGCAGTTCATGCTGCGTTGGACCGGAGACGCTAGCGGAAAGTCCACTGCCCCCGTGGCGAAGCCCCTCGCTACGCGCAACTCTGACAGCTCAGGCCCCATGGAGACCAGAACCAGCAACCACAGAGCCGCCCTCATGA TGAAAGAGTCGGTGAGTACAGACATTCAGACGAGGAAAGAGCAGGTCCTGTGTGAGCCGCGACAGAAGCTCCGTATATTTTATCAG TTCTTGTACAACAATAACACGCGGCAGCAAACAGAGGCAAGAGATGATCTTCACTGTCCCTGGTGTACCCTGAATTGCAGCAAACTCTACAGCCTGCTCAAACACCTCAAACTCTCCCACTCCCGCTTCATCTTCAATTATGTG CCTCACCCCAAAGGAGCCAGGATAGACGTGTCCATCAACGAGTGCTATGACGGGTCTTACGTTGGCAACCCTCAGGACATCCACAGCCAACCTGGCTTCGCTTTCAGCCGCAACGGCCCCGTGAAGAGGACCGCTGTAACTCACGTCCTGGTTTGCAG GCCCAAGAGGACCAAACCGAGTCTGTCCGAGTTCCTGGAGACTGAGGACGGAGAgttggagcagcagaggacgtaCGTCAGTGGACACAACCGCCTCTACTTCCACAGCGACAGCTGCATGCCGCTGCGGCcccaggagatggaggaggacagcgaggaCGAGAGGGACCCGGAGTGGCTGAGAGAGAAGACTGGCACG CAACTGGATGACTTCACCGACGTCAacgagggagagaaggaagtgATGAAGCTGTGGAACCTACATGTCATGAAGTACGG TTTCATCGCGGACAACCAGATGAATCAGGCCATCATGCTCTTTGCGGAGAACGTCGGCGCTCACATCGTCCGTCGCAACCTCTGCCGCAACTTCCTGCTGCATCTCGTCAGCATGCACGACTTCAACCTGGTGAGCACCGCCACCATCGACCGCGCCATGGCCCGCCTGCGGCAGATCCAGCAAGAGCTCCCGGCCGCCGACGCGGAGCAGGACCAGGCTCTGGTTTCAGCGGCGGCCTGCAACGGCAACGCCGTCAGCTCCACGGGGGGGAAGCAGGGCAAGAGGACAAAAAGCTCACTAACGGACTGA